CCGCTTGCTCTATGGCAGGCCGAATATGTAAAAGCTGAACTGGAACGCCACCATCCGGGCATTCAGGTTGAATTGCTGGGCTTCACGACTAAGGGCGATGTACTACTGGACTCGCCGTTGTCTAAAATTGGCGGTAAAGGCCTGTTTGTTAAAGAACTGGAAGTTGCCATGCTGGCGAACGAAGCCGACATCGCAGTGCACTCGATGAAAGATGTGCCAATGGAATTCCCTGAAGGACTGGAGCTTGCCGTTATTTGTCCACGGGAAAAGCCAACTGATGCTTTTGTTTCCAACAACTACAAGAATATCGACGATTTGCCGCAAGGTGCTGTTGTTGGCACTTCATCACTGCGCCGTGAAGCACAGATTCGTGAACGTCGCCCGGATCTGGTTATTAAAACCCTGCGCGGCAACGTTAACACCCGACTGCGCAAGCTGGATGAAGGTCAGTATGATGCAATCATCCTGGCAACAGCTGGTTTATTACGCCTGGAAATGGCAGACCGCATCGCTTGTGAAATCACTCCTGAAGAAAGCTTACCTGCCGGCGGCCAGGGTGCTGTAGGTATAGAATGCCGTAGCGAAGACGCTGCGACAAAGGCACTGCTCGCACCTTTGCATGATACACATACCGCCAGCCGGGTAACTGCAGAACGCGCAATGAACCGCCGACTGGAAGGCGGCTGTCAGGTTCCTATCGCCTGCTATGCAACACTGGATGATGAAACAGACCAGCTTTACCTGCGCGGTTTGGTTGCCAGCACCGACGGTACAGAAGTTCTGCGCGATGAGATCACCACTAACGCTGCGGGTGCAGAACAGGCGGGTATTGAGCTTGCCGAGCGCCTGCTGGCAGCCGGTGCAGACAAAATTTTGGCAGAAGTTTACCGGGAAAATGGCTAACTCCGTTTTACAGGGCCTGCGTGTTCTGGTCACACGGCCAGAGCATCAGACCCATAGCATCTGCAGCACTCTGGAAACACAGGGCGCAATCCCTGTTCGTCTGCCATTACTGCAAATAACACCAGTCTCCGAAGCAGGTGCAGGCTTTGCGCTACTCAAGCAAAAAGTTCTCGATCTAGATCTGTATCAACAGATTATTGTTGTCAGCCCCAATGCTGCCCGCCTTGCCGGTGAACTGATTGACACATACTGGCCTCAGCTACCTGTTGGGATAATCTGGCACGCTATTGGACAAAAAACTGCAGAAACTCTTGCTGAATATGGAATAACAGCCAGCATCAGCCTGAAAGGCACTGATTCTGAAGCATTACTGAGTCATCCTTCCCTGCAAAACATCACAGAACAACGCATACTTATTATGCGCGGTGAAGGCGGCAGAACATTACTTGCCGAGACTTTACAAAGCAGAGGTGCACGGACCGAATACGCCGAACTCTACCGGCGCAGCCGTCCGGACTATACCTCGCACCAGATCAACAGTACTATTTACAGTTCTCTGGACGCTATTCTTATTACCAGTGGCGAAGCCCTGGAGAATTTATTCAGCCTGCTGGGCAGCCATCAGGAACATAACTCGCAACAACGCGGTCAGATACTTTCGACCTGCCTGTTAGTTCCCAGCGCCAGAGTAGCCAAATTAGCTACAGCCCACGGCTGTAGAAAAGTTTATATTGCTCAGGGAGCCGACAGCCAGGCTATGGTTCAGGCACTAATCGCGACGATCGACGTGGAAGAATAACAATGAGAAAGAACGGGAAAAATAACCGCAACACCAGGACCGATGCCAACGTCATCGAAGGCGAGATCATTGAGAAGGATACCCCCGTGGAAAAGCCAGCAGAAAACTCTGCATCCGCTAAAGACAGCGATACTAAAGAGAACAAGCCAGACGTGAAAAAATCAGCACAGAATTCGGCAAACACGGACTCCCCAAGCAAAAAGCCTACCAAGCAAAGCGCTGGCTGGGCAGGCAAAATTGCACTGCTACTGGCACTGCTTGCCATTATCGGAGTCGGCTACCTTTACTGGTTACAACTTGAATCAAAAAACAACGTCGCGGCAACACAGGCTCAGGCTAGCTCTGAACTGGACGATAAGCTGCAGACAAGTAAACAACAGCAAAACAGCCAGCTCAGCAATTTGAATAACCAGCTACAGGCGCTGGAAAGCAAAGCTAACGCTGATGCAGCTAATATCGAAGAACTGCAAACCCGTTTAACCCGCAGTATTCAGCAAATTACAGCGACCCAGCAAAACACCCGTAAAGACTGGATCCTAGCTGAAGCAGAATACCTGCTGCGTCTGGCTAACCAGCGAGTACTGATGGAGCAAACACCTCAGGGCGCGCTGAAACTACTACGTTCTGCCGATAAG
The DNA window shown above is from Aliamphritea ceti and carries:
- a CDS encoding uroporphyrinogen-III C-methyltransferase; translated protein: MRKNGKNNRNTRTDANVIEGEIIEKDTPVEKPAENSASAKDSDTKENKPDVKKSAQNSANTDSPSKKPTKQSAGWAGKIALLLALLAIIGVGYLYWLQLESKNNVAATQAQASSELDDKLQTSKQQQNSQLSNLNNQLQALESKANADAANIEELQTRLTRSIQQITATQQNTRKDWILAEAEYLLRLANQRVLMEQTPQGALKLLRSADKILKETDDVTIYAVRKALAADVAALEAVPELDTEGLFLRLGALNAQVSQLKLIPLTEQHKLPEIVADVSNETFTETWTDNLKKAWATIADKFNQLVVIQDRDAPVEPLLSPQQNYYLQQNLHLMLEQAQLSLLQRKASTYENSLTKAEGWIATYFESNDSTTKALVRSLGELKQINVSPVLPDISGSLNALKKYLQDMRKLKEQEAA
- a CDS encoding uroporphyrinogen-III synthase, which gives rise to MANSVLQGLRVLVTRPEHQTHSICSTLETQGAIPVRLPLLQITPVSEAGAGFALLKQKVLDLDLYQQIIVVSPNAARLAGELIDTYWPQLPVGIIWHAIGQKTAETLAEYGITASISLKGTDSEALLSHPSLQNITEQRILIMRGEGGRTLLAETLQSRGARTEYAELYRRSRPDYTSHQINSTIYSSLDAILITSGEALENLFSLLGSHQEHNSQQRGQILSTCLLVPSARVAKLATAHGCRKVYIAQGADSQAMVQALIATIDVEE
- the hemC gene encoding hydroxymethylbilane synthase yields the protein MTTPVIRIATRQSPLALWQAEYVKAELERHHPGIQVELLGFTTKGDVLLDSPLSKIGGKGLFVKELEVAMLANEADIAVHSMKDVPMEFPEGLELAVICPREKPTDAFVSNNYKNIDDLPQGAVVGTSSLRREAQIRERRPDLVIKTLRGNVNTRLRKLDEGQYDAIILATAGLLRLEMADRIACEITPEESLPAGGQGAVGIECRSEDAATKALLAPLHDTHTASRVTAERAMNRRLEGGCQVPIACYATLDDETDQLYLRGLVASTDGTEVLRDEITTNAAGAEQAGIELAERLLAAGADKILAEVYRENG